A stretch of Rhea pennata isolate bPtePen1 chromosome 18, bPtePen1.pri, whole genome shotgun sequence DNA encodes these proteins:
- the SEC16A gene encoding protein transport protein Sec16A isoform X2, which yields MQQPPQTVSAGAVAPPPAGIARNMYWRNSSLSKRANAAAAPVQPVTDPFAFGRQTPQGSPLGNPSKGNALAVQSPSPAVFPQPAVMHPSHAGDNPHGLPVSLSAPVSQAGINTSMFSNIQASSPPPGYVINSTTEMHPNVDLGLHGPAVSLHYNTGAALENSFSGHSGMGSTSSKPGGRQDINREPTDVPPGSTATALFPPPPQQPMSQWRPAQGNLQSPVQNFVPYPEPSSQIDVHNTSQSSVSTSHPSPQTNLQQGPAHQAVPQNIMQAPSLVGCEKNGKNNSASSSYHMNSIQPGNVFRQSTEMSNSWLNQSYQEQFYPQPPLQDTSFVIPTAQEKNPPKQSPDMSEASNRPTLTDRDSGTLSMFFKGDEAENEEILSSEKSYMVEKTEFACQPNSGPLYHQPAHPQRVAASVLSQVQTGTGSANEMVQKGMDVQYFPKAINSQQDILTSKHSMFVSDDKIHASDTSGNSGTQYENVENLECIQNQEVLPSEPQNMNVSSPAAGSDLYRYGSLPGQMLPKNTVVSHAEGGPNLEAPDSLPHPVRPDSVSSNYSNISHRSASSSTRPQEQVGTFIQQESGKPDEESSASFFKQIDSSPLGGDSSELNRNKNYHGNLSQPPTPSPPKPTGVFQTSVNSSFEPVRSHGVGIKPAEIDQAKMVVELRENHPNQKNTKKNAAMPAASPGNLEQPPDNLETIFMPKVHPLPHAVSTVEAGNMLHSGSGTENIQSVSEKRSSTRAQGAVKKCDSPATTLWAHNELPNFGGNVLLAPAAPAVYVPAKQTIEVIQPPEEGLSNQQPNKPGTIAVQLSQDGNISSENLENPPKMGEEEALQSQASSGYASLLSSPPTESLQNQPVLIAQPNQSYNLAQPINFSISLSNQLSRNENNRPMKDSGVGDKPAICPQTSHAGGIISGENVPLPVMQVGSLLVNALPNTNLLNHNLLQSPVNSSDIASNQPANLLMQTPLNLAPSGQTNVNSEGFVPEFTSKSGPNSSVSPGTNLPSGSASALVPTVNSVVQANNSTNNSNSEEEVAGVLDFTVSRTLEKSSASNSVQLHDQSLSGGPVYPQKPVGSAGQVGPQMHDKRRFYQQVTKDIQYQAVSDRAIQGAMPSQAQMQATQMQQPTSSGHSSAPPSYQMAAGTKAMQESQQHENQVLVNHSHPLSPKEGSSAQLTTGSDQMSPYKQPVPGQSSGAQTSTAAPTTSHSVMSSVQQDLQRPPLPQTPQDAFGPPQNPYYYYRHPYDAYQPPYPPPYPPADPRTAAHLYYLEDSYGQYDPRYRHYDSNSAAYTEPGSYRYPEPERPSSRASHCSDRPSSRQGYAEDYYTKGGWSDYYSGYYSNSYDYGDPSRWERYSSAYDPRYRDPRNYDQRYWYDAEHNPYQKREAYSYGNRHDRYEDHWRYDPRFAGSFDDEAEPHRDPYGDEFDRRSVHSEHSAHSLRSSRSVHSHQSSFSSHSQQSQLYRSNHDLTANAYETTVQAVSLHTDYPYGGYAANFDGQQPFADYGYPPETGWSSVEQVPLRPSTPEKFSVPHICARFGPGGYLIKVLPNLPSEGQPALVEVHSMETMLQHSPEQEEMRAFPGPLAKDDTHKVDVINFAQNKATQCFQNENLIDKESASLLWDFIVLLCRQNGTVVGTDLAELLLRDHKTVWLPGKSPNEANLIDFTNEALEQVEEESGEAQLSFLTDSLITTIDSLEKETERFRELLLYGRKKDALESAMKHGLWGHALLLASKMDSRTHARVMTRFANSLPINDPLQTVYQLMSGRMPAASTCCGDEKWGDWRPHLAMVLSNLTNNMDLESRTIATMGDTLASKGLLDAAHFCYLMAQVGFGVYTRKTTKLVLIGSNHSLPFFKFATNEAIQRTEAYEYAQSLGAQPDCLPNFQVFKFIYACRLAEMGLAAQAFHYCEVISRTILKDPHYYSPVLIGQLIQMSSQLRLFDPQIKEKPEQESFIEPSWLVRLRHVDGQIKEGAIAYNADRSTPQQYACSTPSSELDHASQCDGAGVGHDMGPGTENALLASLLPSMAQQMQSVQLMPSAPQAILDGSAAVIPPADQEAVRSVPFYSVGPPPVGPGPGFAPPGFPNQYGAEPSPLYLGSTAPPGGPPQETEPRSEEPANQETGMQRIAPESPSRNAFPDQREEDFYGRMASMAGGRRSRTTSESSVHSVGRERSNSAAKQPSPPPSIPERKETKKEIKNEPAPRKSGANWFRWLMGKGKNEAYLPDDKNKSIVWDEKKQRWVNLDEPEEESKPPPPPPAGFPKVPQTAPPGPGGPPSAPVNMFSRRAAGSRARYVDVLNPSGTKSSAAVPAPSDLFAPLAPMPIPANLFVPTTVPGEPQPPEGSGAAEHTSAANQTSTDPAAAADPEYLNPTILPPGSGLPVSNPDGSQSGEPPTVPPSGGPSAGTVQFYNPSQFAQSPAATGSSRLGRIGQRKYPTLK from the exons ATGCAGCAACCTCCACAGACTGTTTCGGCAGGAGCAGTagctcctcctcctgcaggcaTTGCTCGGAACATGTACTGGCGAAACAGCTCACTCAGTAAACGAGCAAATGCAGCAGCTGCCCCAGTGCAACCTGTAACAGACCCTTTTGCATTTGGCAGACAAACGCCACAGGGTTCCCCCCTAGGTAATCCATCCAAGGGCAATGCATTGGCTGTGCAAAGTCCCTCCCCAGCGGTGTTTCCACAACCAGCTGTTATGCATCCTTCACATGCAGGAGACAATCCTCATGGACTGCCTGTGTCTCTATCAGCTCCTGTATCTCAAGCAGGAATAAATACCAGTATGTTTTCTAATATTCAAGCTTCTTCACCACCCCCAGGATATGTTATAAATAGTACTACAGAAATGCATCCAAATGTAGATCTTGGACTCCATGGGCCTGCAGTATCACTGCATTATAATACAGGAGCAGCACTTGAGAATTCTTTCAGTGGGCATTCTGGAATGGGGTCTACATCAAGCAAACCTGGAGGTAGGCAAGATATTAATAGAGAACCAACTGATGTTCCTCCAGGATCCACTGCAACAGCACTCTTCCCTCCACCTCCTCAGCAGCCCATGTCTCAGTGGAGACCTGCTCAAGGGAACCTGCAGTCTCCAGTTCAAAATTTTGTGCCCTATCCTGAGCCATCTTCTCAAATTGACGTTCATAACACTTCTCAGTCTTCTGTTAGCACTTCTCATCCTTCTCCACAGACAAATTTGCAGCAGGGTCCTGCGCACCAAGCTGTTCCACAAAATATCATGCAAGCACCTTCGTTAGTTGGTTGcgaaaaaaatgggaaaaacaaCTCTGCAAGTAGCAGTTATCACATGAACAGCATTCAGCCTGGAAATGTGTTTAGACAGAGCACGGAAATGAGTAACTCTTGGTTAAATCAATCCTACCAAGAGCAGTTTTACCCACAGCCACCACTGCAAGACACCAGTTTTGTTATTCCCACAGCTCAGGAAAAGAACCCCCCAAAGCAGTCTCCAGATATGTCTGAAGCATCAAATAGACCTACCCTCACAGATCGAGATTCAGGAACTCTCTCTATGTTTTTCAAAGGGGATGAAGCAGAGAATGAGGAAAtactttcatctgaaaaaagttACATGGTTGAGAAAACAGAGTTTGCTTGTCAGCCAAATTCAGGACCATTGTATCACCAGCCAGCGCATCCCCAGCGGGTTGCAGCTAGCGTCCTCTCTCAGGTGCAGACTGGTACAGGCTCAGCCAATGAGATGGTACAGAAAGGAATGGATGTCCAGTATTTTCCTAAAGCTATAAACAGTCAACAGGATATACTGACTAGTAAGCATTCTATGTTTGTTAGTGATGACAAAATACATGCTAGTGACACATCTGGGAACAGTGGGACGCAATATGAAAACGTTGAGAACCTGGAGTGCATTCAGAATCAGGAAGTGCTGCCAAGTGAACCACAGAACATGAATGTTTCATCCCCAGCTGCCGGTTCTGATCTGTACAGATACGGATCCTTACCAGGTCAGATGCTTCCAAAGAACACTGTTGTGAGCCATGCTGAAGGAGGACCAAATTTGGAGGCACCTGATTCATTACCTCATCCTGTCCGACCAGATAGCGTATCTTCAAACTATAGCAACATTAGCCATAGGAGTGCTTCTAGCTCAACAAGACCTCAAGAGCAAGTTGGTACGTTCATTCAGCAAGAAAGTGGGAAGCCTGATGAAGAATCTTCTGCGAGCTTCTTTAAACAGATTGACTCCTCTCCTTTGGGAGGTGATTCAAGTGAGCTAAACAGGAACAAGAACTACCATGGTAATCTCTCCCAGCCTCCAACTCCAAGTCCTCCTAAGCCTACAGGAGTATTTCAGACAAGTGTAAATAGCTCTTTTGAACCGGTGAGGTCCCATGGAGTTGGGATAAAACCTGCAGAGATCGACCAAGCAAAGATGGTGGTAGAACTGAGAGAGAACCACCCAAACCAAAAGAATACCAAGAAAAATGCAGCTATGCCAGCTGCCTCCCCAGGTAATCTTGAACAGCCACCAGATAATTTGGAAACCATTTTCATGCCTAAGGTACACCCACTGCCTCATGCAGTTTCCACTGTTGAAGCTGGAAATATGTTGCACTCTGGATCTGGTACAGAAAACATACAATCAGTGTCTGAGAAAAGGTCCTCAACAAGAGCTCAGGGAGCAGTTAAGAAGTGTGACAGCCCAGCGACAACTTTGTGGGCTCATAACGAGTTACCTAATTTTGGGGGAAATGTTCTTctagctcctgctgctcctgcagtgTATGTACCTGCCAAACAAACAATAGAAGTCATTCAACCACCAGAAGAAGGCCTGTCTAATCAGCAGCCAAACAAACCAGGAACTATTGCagtgcagctttcccaggacGGAAATAtatcttctgaaaatcttgAGAATCCTCCCAAaatgggagaagaggaggcaCTTCAGTCTCAGGCAAGTTCTGGTTATGCAAGTTTATTGTCTTCTCCACCTACAGAGTCTTTGCAAAATCAGCCTGTCCTGATTGCTCAGCCTAATCAAAGCTATAACTTAGCTCAGCcaattaatttttctatttctttatctAATCAGCtaagcagaaatgaaaacaatcgGCCAATGAAGGATTCTGGGGTTGGGGACAAGCCTGCAATATGTCCCCAAACTTCACATGCTGGTGGGATCATCTCTGGGGAAAATGTGCCATTACCTGTGATGCAAGTTGGATCTCTGTTAGTTAATGCACTTCCAAATACTAATCTGTTAAACCATAATTTATTGCAAAGCCCTGTTAATTCCTCTGATATTGCCTCTAATCAGCCTGCAAACTTGCTGATGCAAACTCCGCTTAATTTGGCTCCAAGTGGTCAAACGAATGTTAATTCAGAAGGTTTTGTTCCTGAATTTACTAGCAAATCAGGGCCTAACTCATCTGTTTCTCCAGGGACAAATCTCCCCAGTGGAAGTGCAAGTGCACTAGTCCCAACTGTTAATTCTGTAGTGCAGGCTAATAATTCCACAAATAATTCAAATAGCGAAGAAGAAGTTGCTGGAGTGCTTGACTTCACAGTATCACGGACATTGGAGAAAAGCAGTGCAAGTAATTCTGTACAGCTGCATGATCAGTCGCTTTCTGGTGGTCCAGTATATCCTCAAAAGCCAGTTGGCAGTGCTGGTCAGGTGGGTCCCCAAATGCATGACAAACGACGTTTTTATCAACAGGTAACGAAAGATATACAATATCAGGCTGTATCAGACAGAGCTATACAGGGAGCAATGCCATCTCAAGCACAAATGCAAGCAACTCAGATGCAGCAACCAACATCATCTGGGCATTCCTCAGCTCCTCCAAGCTACCAGATGGCTGCAGGGACTAAAGCCATGCAGGAATCACAGCAGCATGAGAACCAGGTGCTGGTTAACCATTCTCATCCTTTGAGTCCCAAAGAGGGAAGTTCAGCTCAGCTCACAACAGGGAGTGATCAGATGAGCCCTTATAAGCAACCAGTACCTGGACAGTCATCAGGTGCTCAGACTTCCACAGCTGCTCCTACCACCAGTCATTCAGTCATGTCAAGCGTGCAACAAGATCTGCAGCGTCCACCACTGCCTCAGACTCCTCAGGATGCCTTTGGTCCACCACAAAATCCTTATTACTACTATAGACATCCTTATGATGCTTACCAGCCTCCGTATCCACCACCTTATCCTCCTGCAGACCCCAGAACAGCAGCTCATCTTTATTACCTG gaGGATAGCTATGGACAGTATGACCCACGGTACAGGCACTATGATAGCAATAGTGCTGCGTATACAGAGCCTGGGAGCTATCGGTATCCTGAGCCTGAACGTCCTAGTTCCAGAGCCAGTCATTGCTCTGACAGACCATCTTCTAG GCAGGGATATGCTGAAGATTACTATACAAAAGGTGGATGGAGTGATTATTATTCAGGTTACTACTCAAACTCGTATGATTATGGAG ATCCAAGTCGTTGGGAACGCTATTCTTCAGCGTATGACCCCAGATACAGAGATCCTAGAAATTATGATCAGAGGTATTGGTATGATGCTGAACATAACCCTTACCAAAAGAGAGAAGCATATTCATACGGTAACAG ACATGACCGCTATGAAGATCACTGGCGGTATGATCCTCGTTTTGCTGGAAGTTTTGATGATGAAGCTGAACCTCACAGAGATCCATATGGTGATGAATTTGACAGACGCAGTGTCCACAGTGAGCATTCTGCTCATAGCCTCCGTAGCTCCCGTAGTGTTCATAGCCACCAGAGCAGTTTTAGCTCTCATTCTCAACAA AGCCAGCTGTATAGAAGTAACCATGATCTAACGGCTAATGCATATGAAACTACTGTGCAGGCAGTGTCACTCCACACAGATTATCCATATGGCGGATATGCTGCTAACTTTGATGGCCAACAGCCTTTTGCAGATTATGGCTACCCACCTGAAACTGGATGGTCATCTGTAGAACAAG tACCTTTAAGACCCTCAACACCTGAGAAGTTTTCAGTGCCTCACATCTGTGCTAGGTTTGGTCCTGGAGGGTACTTAATAAAAGTGTTGCCAAACCTGCCTTCAGAGGGACAACCAGCTCTAGTTGAAGTACACAGTATGGag ACTATGTTGCAACATTCTCCCGAGCAAGAAGAGATGAGAGCATTTCCTGGTCCTCTTGCTAA GGATGACACCCATAAAGTGGATGTTATTAATTTTGCACAAAATAAAGCTACACAGtgctttcagaatgaaaatctaATTGATAAAGAATCTGCAAGTCTGCTTTGGGACTTTATTGTACTGTTGTGCAGGCAGAACGGG ACTGTAGTGGGAACAGATCTTGCTGAACTTTTGCTACGAGATCATAAAACAGTGTGGCTTCCTGGGAAATCGCCTAATGAAGCAAATTTGATTGATTTCACTAATGAGGCTTTGGAACAAGTCGAAGAGGAATCTGGTGAAGCCCAGCTCTCATTTCTCACAGACAGTCTTATAACCACAATTGACAGTCTTGAGAAAGAGACGGAGAGATTCAGAGAATTGCTGCTTTATGGCCGTAAGAAG GATGCTTTGGAGTCAGCCATGAAGCATGGTTTATGGGGTCATGCTCTGCTACTTGCCAGTAAAATGGACAGCAGAACGCATGCAAGAGTTATGACCAG ATTTGCCAACAGTCTCCCAATTAATGATCCTCTGCAAACTGTTTACCAACTCATGTCTGGGAGGATGCCAGCTGCATCCACG TGCTGTGGCGATGAGAAATGGGGAGATTGGAGGCCGCATCTAGCAATGGTGTTATCCAACTTGACCAATAACATGGACTTGGAATCCAGGACCATTGCTACCATGGGAGACACTCTTG CTTCTAAAGGCCTTCTGGATGCTGCTCACTTTTGTTACCTTATGGCCCAGGTTGGATTTGGAGTTTATACAAGGAAAACAACAAAGCTTGTCTTAATTGGATCAAATCATAG cttgcctttttttaagtTTGCCACCAATGAAGCCATTCAAAGAACAGAAGCCTATGAATATGCTCAGTCACTAGGAGCTCAACCTGATTGCTTACCCAATTTCCAG GTTTTCAAATTCATCTATGCTTGCCGCCTAGCTGAAATGGGACTTGCTGCTCAGGCTTTCCATTATTGTGAAGTAATTTCAAGAACTATCCTTAAAGATCCACATTACTATTCACCTGTACTTATTGGCCAGCTAATCCAG ATGTCATCGCAACTACGCCTATTTGACCCACAGATAAAAGAGAAACCAGAACAAGAATCCTTCATAGAACCTTCATGGTTAGTAAGGCTTCGACACGTGGATGGACAGATCAAG GAGGGTGCAATAGCTTATAATGCAGACAGATCTACCCCACAACAGTATGCGTGTAGCACACCAAGCTCTGAATTAGACCATGCCAGTCAGTGTGATGGAGCAGGAGTCGGCCATGACATGGGTCCTGGTACTGAAAATGCATTGTTAGCATCCTTATTGCCCAGTATGGCACAACAGATGCAAAGTGTGCAGCTGATGCCTTCAG CACCCCAAGCTATACTTGATGGGTCGGCTGCTGTGATTCCTCCTGCTGACCAGGAAGCTGTTCGAAGTGTCCCTTTCTATTCAGTGGGTCCTCCACCTGTTGGTCCAGGACCTGGCTTTGCACCTCCTGGATTTCCAAATCAATATGGAGCTGAACCATCACCACTCTATTTAGGGTCGACAGCTCCACCAGGAGGGCCACCACAAGAAACCGAACCACGGTCAGAAGAGCCTGCAAACCAGGAAACAG gaATGCAGAGAATTGCCCCGGAGTCTCCATCACGAAATGCTTTCCCAGATCAAAGAGAGGAGGATTTCTATGGCAGAATGGCTAGCATG GCCGGTGGGCGAAGATCTAGGACTACTTCAGAGTCCTCTGTCCATTCTGTGGGACGAGAGAGATCCAACTCTGCAGCAAAAcagccctctcctcctccatccattcctgaaaggaaagagactaagaaagaaataaagaatgagcCAGCACCTAGAAAG agTGGTGCAAACTGGTTTCGCTGGCtaatgggaaaaggaaagaatgaagcTTACCTTCCAGATGACAAGAACAAATCA ATTGTTTGGGATGAAAAGAAACAACGCTGGGTTAATTTGGATGAACCAGAAGAGGAG